A genomic segment from Desulforegula conservatrix Mb1Pa encodes:
- a CDS encoding transporter substrate-binding and LysM peptidoglycan-binding domain-containing protein encodes MGKKVLSSVIISLLVFLSVFCSQNNADARNLEEIKNSGTLRIGICDDIPPVQFRDNKGEAVGIDPDLGKMIAESLKVKPEWKHISSPKYRAEMLLEKNADLVISSFQITKERMDVIGLSEPYFTTGLALMIRSKDRGTIKTYNDLDGKTIVTTKGSTSEKMILELLPGARLIPVSDTLSTYDYLKRREADAIVNDRIFLDHYASGKRDFYVLDGTLSADQYGIGVNKEDPDLLDYVNSFILEIQKNGRLNSLISKYINNAQLAQVSMAKTFGFSIYEVQENDTLIGLARKFYNDATKWNVIHSSNIDTIKLVNILTPGLKIKIPNLKSSPPEPQPVAKTPEKIAEPPEKKISALESVLKAKANSSSIKMPSQKKTVANPKIKEFDLNEVEAYDKRFN; translated from the coding sequence ATGGGAAAAAAAGTATTGTCTTCAGTTATTATTTCTTTATTAGTCTTTTTATCAGTTTTCTGTAGCCAGAATAATGCTGACGCCAGAAATCTCGAGGAAATCAAAAATTCAGGAACTTTAAGGATAGGAATTTGTGATGATATTCCTCCTGTTCAGTTCAGGGACAATAAAGGTGAGGCTGTTGGAATAGATCCTGACCTTGGGAAAATGATAGCGGAATCATTGAAAGTAAAACCTGAGTGGAAGCATATCAGCAGCCCTAAATACAGGGCGGAGATGCTTTTGGAAAAAAATGCTGATCTTGTAATCTCAAGCTTTCAGATAACAAAGGAAAGAATGGATGTTATAGGATTGTCTGAGCCTTATTTTACTACTGGCCTCGCATTGATGATCCGCTCTAAGGACAGGGGAACCATAAAGACCTATAATGATCTCGATGGTAAAACCATTGTTACAACCAAGGGCAGCACAAGCGAAAAAATGATATTGGAACTTTTGCCAGGGGCAAGATTGATTCCAGTTTCAGATACTCTTTCGACCTATGATTATCTGAAGAGGAGAGAAGCTGATGCCATAGTTAATGACAGGATTTTTCTTGATCATTATGCATCAGGGAAAAGAGACTTCTATGTTCTTGATGGAACGCTTTCTGCTGATCAGTACGGGATTGGGGTGAACAAGGAAGATCCCGATCTTCTTGATTATGTGAATTCTTTTATTTTGGAAATTCAGAAAAACGGCAGACTTAATTCGCTTATAAGCAAGTATATTAATAATGCTCAGCTTGCACAGGTTTCCATGGCAAAAACATTCGGGTTTTCCATTTATGAAGTTCAGGAAAACGATACTCTGATAGGCCTTGCAAGGAAATTCTATAATGATGCCACAAAATGGAATGTGATCCATTCAAGTAACATAGATACAATTAAGCTTGTTAATATTCTTACACCGGGATTGAAAATAAAAATTCCGAATCTTAAATCCTCGCCGCCTGAACCTCAGCCAGTGGCTAAGACGCCTGAGAAGATCGCGGAACCACCGGAAAAGAAAATTTCTGCCCTTGAATCTGTTTTAAAAGCAAAAGCTAATTC